The Phyllopteryx taeniolatus isolate TA_2022b chromosome 17, UOR_Ptae_1.2, whole genome shotgun sequence genome window below encodes:
- the LOC133467713 gene encoding endosialin-like yields MRALSHYLSYSHVQQHTRVMKMKMKMARSRMLSCRSDDKHFPLWCVCVCERHMVFITPPNPQRAHTQTHTLSEPGFIPLLAAPSSKNTPFFFLDEAKEAPPSSAAARKAFQPSVLPFSRRRTLQRRATQINCSPHFCKAKDTIKIRLVQLLLVVLLLLLRFFLIFFDFPMGPLRAWLLLCLVAGGGRAAAAAAELEEKDALCHSRGCLAVFTQRRTFREAGRSCRERGGTLATLHDRQAADAVHRLLAGAEPHGARVRLRLWIGLHRAPRQCSAVRPLRGFVWVTGDQEGQFTNWLREEAAGACAAPRCVAVTVNTADGARRDTHDGDNFKWLDGSCGLALDGFVCQYPSEGMCPPLEDEGQGAAAYSTPFRLTSRTLTHVPYGSVAALACPPRPSEADAPAPAEQTALCVERDDGSVGWSRDAPLCGARAPPPDRERCGTDHGCQQHCQNTDSDYYCYCSEGYTLAEDGYSCHLDPLDPTDPPELSSSSDAAAPSEPPRLKAACEATGCEYDCVETSRGVRCTCPPGYQMGPDGRRCSDVDECRQRPCPQACVNVPGTFHCACHAGYRADDEGECVDVDECEDEGSCEGACRNTEGSFACACRHGYRPSGDGTCRDVDECVGASPCQQQCLNYVGSYQCYCDDGYELRADGLGCRPTPADEEYSTMTPDPTDPAHAPDPDREGPRTARPDLDVPETADSDERRHRWDAPSRRGYRTERPPATRESDGEGGRPAAGGQEGEGERDRGKVKHDKSWLLVALLVPLCVFLVVMLALGIVYCTSCAVDKNMRLSECCRWILPTPNLNSAEPKGRA; encoded by the exons atgcgcgcactcTCACATTATCTCTCGTACTCTCATGTGCAACAGCACACACGcgtgatgaagatgaagatgaagatggcACGGAGTCGGATGCTTTCATGTCGCTCAGATGACAAACACTTTCCactctggtgtgtgtgtgtgtgtgagagacataTGGTTTTCATAACTCCCCCAAACCCtcagcgcgcgcacacacagacacacacactgagtgaACCAGGTTTTATTCCACTTCTTGCAGCCCCCTCTTCCAAAAACACACCATTCTTTTTCCTCGACGAAGCAAAAGAAGCCCCCCCCTCCTCCGCGGCCGCCCGCAAAGCCTTCCAGCCCTCCGTCCTCCCCTTCAGTCGCAGGCGAACTCTGCAGAGGCGAGCGACACAGATCAACTGCTCCCCTCATTTCTGCAAAGCAAAAGACACAATTAAGATCCGACTTGTGCAGCTTCTGCTTgtggttcttcttcttcttcttcgctttttcttgattttttttgacTTTCCGATGGGGCCGCTTCGGGCCTGGCTGCTGCTGTGCCTCGTGGCCGGCGGAGggcgcgccgccgccgccgccgccgagctgGAGGAGAAGGACGCGCTGTGCCACTCGCGCGGATGCTTGGCCGTCTTCACGCAGCGGAGAACCTTCCGGGAGGCGGGGCGCAGCTGCCGGGAGCGCGGCGGGACGCTGGCGACGCTGCACGACCGCCAGGCCGCCGACGCCGTCCACCGGCTGCTGGCGGGCGCGGAGCCGCACGGCGCTCGGGTGCGCCTGCGCCTGTGGATCGGGCTGCACCGGGCGCCGCGCCAGTGCTCCGCCGTGCGACCGCTGCGCGGATTCGTGTGGGTCACAG GCGACCAGGAGGGTCAGTTCACCAACTGGCTGCGCGAGGAGGCGGCGGGCGCCTGCGCGGCGCCACGATGCGTGGCCGTGACGGTGAACACGGCGGACGGCGCCCGCCGCGACACCCACGACGGCGACAACTTCAAGTGGTTGGACGGCTCGTGCGGTCTGGCGCTGGACGGCTTCGTGTGCCAGTACCCCTCCGAGGGCATGTGCCCGCCCCTGGAGGACGAGGGGCAGGGGGCGGCCGCTTACTCCACGCCGTTCCGGCTGACCAGCCGGACGCTGACCCACGTGCCGTACGGCTCGGTGGCCGCCCTCGCGTGTCCGCCCCGGCCCTCGGAGGCAgacgcccccgcccccgccgaGCAGACGGCGCTGTGCGTGGAGAGAGACGACGGGTCGGTGGGCTGGTCCCGGGACGCGCCGCTCTGCGGGGCCCGCGCGCCGCCGCCCGACCGTGAGCGGTGCGGCACGGACCACGGGTGCCAGCAACACTGCCAGAACACGGACTCGgactactactgctactgctCGGAAGGATACACGCTCGCCGAGGACGGCTACAGCTGCCACCTGGACCCCTTGGACCCCACGGACCCTCCCGAGCTTTCCTCTTCTTCAGACGCCGCCGCGCCCAGCGAGCCGCCCCGCCTCAAAGCGGCGTGCGAGGCCACGGGCTGCGAGTACGACTGCGTAGAAACGTCCCGGGGGGTCCGTTGCACGTGTCCTCCGGGGTACCAAATGGGCCCGGACGGGCGTCGGTGTTCCGACGTGGACGAGTGCCGGCAGCGGCCGTGCCCGCAGGCGTGCGTCAACGTGCCCGGAACCTTTCACTGCGCGTGTCACGCCGGCTACCGAGCCGACGACGAGGGCGAGTGCGTGGACGTGGACGAGTGCGAGGACGAGGGGAGCTGCGAGGGCGCCTGCCGGAACACCGAGGGCTCCTTCGCCTGCGCCTGTCGCCACGGTTACCGGCCGTCGGGCGACGGCACGTGCCGGGACGTGGACGAGTGCGTGGGGGCGTCGCCCTGCCAGCAGCAGTGTCTCAACTACGTCGGCAGCTACCAGTGTTACTGCGACGACGGTTACGAGCTGCGAGCCGACGGACTCGGTTGCCGGCCGACGCCCGCCGACGAAGAATACTCCACTATGACCCCGGACCCCACCGACCCGGCCCACGCGCCGGATCCGGACCGCGAAGGCCCGCGCACCGCTCGGCCCGACCTTGACGTCCCCGAAACCGCCGACTCCGACGAGCGCCGGCACCGATGGGACGCCCCCTCGCGGAGGGGGTACCGGACGGAGCGGCCGCCCGCCACACGCGAGAGCGACGGCGAGGGAGGCCGC